Part of the Salmo trutta chromosome 5, fSalTru1.1, whole genome shotgun sequence genome is shown below.
GGTTGGGACTTGGTTGGGTAGTCTAGGCCTGGGCAGGGTTAGGTTAGGTAGTGCCAGGCTAGGCTGGATTGGGTTAGGTAGTGCCAAACTAGGCTGGGTTGGATGAGGTAGGGTTGGGCTGTGTCCGGCCCGGTCCTCTCCCTGGTTTTTCTGGTCCACAGAGCGCTGAGCAGAAATCTGCCGTGCTGCCCTGGTCTGGGGCCTGCGGCGGATGGAGCCTTTAGCTCGACCCTACAGGAAGAGAAGACACATGAAGTCAGAACAGGGGCTTCTTTAGGAAGGTACAAGGTTAGAGCTTTAGGTGTGCTTCGTTTCCCCCACACCCCAGtgcctgacctctgacccttgaCCAACCTTGTTGGCACACTGTAGCACGGACACCTGGACAGGGTGGTCGAAGCTAAGCCCTCTGTTGCTGGGGGACTGGGTCCATGCCGGACTGGGGCTGAGGCCTGGTAGTCCACTGACCCCCCCTAGGATCCAAGGGGACGCGCTAGGCAGGAGGGCAGCAGGGTTGATCACCAGGGTGGTCTGAGAGTGGGGAGGAGGAACACATTTGTTCATCAACTAAAGTCCTTTATAAGAGAGTGTTTGTAGCACAGTGAGGACACATGCAAATGGTTATCACATTATAGAATTGGATTTACAAGTAATTTTGTTCATGCAGTTCCTCATAATCATCAGAACAAAGCGGTAGAcatacagaggaaagagagagcccAAGAATAAAGCCAAAGTCAAAATGTAGACATAGGAATGACATCTATTCATGCAGTTTCAGGAAGAAGAAAGGCTGAGCAATCACTTTCAGTCTGATGGTAAAAAAAGTCAACATTATGCGAATCAATCTGACAGTCACGCTGTCTCCGTTTAGCTTTTAAGCCAGTAGTGGAAAAGACCACATGATTCATGTCAAAGGCGGAGGTTCAAAGATGTCTGGCAGAGAACACGTTGGACGAATAAACTCTCACTCAGAAAGAGTAAAGCGTTGACTGATTTAAAAGAAGAAGTTATTTACTTGGAGTTTTCCAATTCGTGACGAAGGCTCTTTAGATTTTACAGGGCTTGGTGCCGGCTTCTGTGCAGTTGAACACCATAGATCAGGTGAAAAGGTCCAAtgtagctgtttttatctcaatatcaaataatttcttggTAACAATTAAGTAACTAACTGtgatttttgaccattttaattgaaaaacaaAAATAGTGTCTTAGCGAAGAGCAATCTTTCAACAAAGAATTTTGCCAGGACTGTCTGAGTGTAGAGGGGATAACAAGCTGTTATTGGTAGAGCGGTGTGGAACTCTTTctcattggtctattaactaatttaccacctggtgacatcatcccaccaaaacaggctgacatttcaggcagtcttttcaaacagctcctccacaaaaagggcattatcattttcacaatgTTATGCCaaactcatagtgtggaaatatatctAAAACAtaggaaaatcacgtttttgacctTTAAGTAATCTTGACACAGACAGGAGTACCTCCAAAAGCAATGTAACAGCCTGGATAACATTCCCTTGAAATATATCACAGTATAACAAGTCTCaactgagaggagagagcattACTGTCTATAGATAACCTTCAAAATCTGAAACCCTTCAATCATAAACACATTGGCAATCACATAGACTGCAGAGCactaaggctgcatttacacaggctgcccaattctgatcttaATTTTGTTTTTACTAattagtcttttgaccaatcagatcagctctgaaaaaaaatctaatgtGAAAAGATATGATGCGAttgatcaaaagaccaattagtggaaaaaaatatcaaaattggGCTACCTGTGTAAACCAGCCTACGTAAGACTGTTTCATCAGCCTTATCTCACTCCCTGTGCCAGAAGGTTTTGGGGATGGCTCGTCTTTACCGGGTTTACTGGGCTTCTCCCATACTTTCTGAGGTCAAATGAAAGACAAGGACTGAGGGTGTAGTCATTAGTAAATTAATCAAGTTGTTATTGTATTGATTGAATAGGGTACTGGCCGAAGAGCTTTGGGCTTGACAGAGCTGAAGAGGTCATCTTCATCCTCATCACTAAAAAGTGTTGGGGCTGCCGACCTCACTGAGCTGGGCCTGGACTTCACTGAGCTACTGGCATTACTGGGGCTGAACCTCAGACAGGAACACAGCACTTTATCACCAGGAATATCAGAAGTACAATTAATTTATCACTAAATGAAATAGCAGGTAGTACTAGTCAATGTGCATCCACCCTGGTCCTGGTGAGTGCAGGCTTTTGCTCTCGCCCAACACTAACACCTTTCCCATCTCACTGAGTACTGTCCCTAGAACTCACCACAGACTTGTCAGGCGTGGCGAAGATGTCAACGTCGGGGTGGTTGTCTCTCTGCTGAGTGTGACTGAAGAGCCGTTCCTCATCCTGGAACACCCCGGTACTGCTCTTGGTATGAGGACGCTCCTCTGTAGGCTAACACACAGACATaggatttacacacacacacacgaattgTCAGTAGTATGAATAAACAAACCCAGACAAACCTTTAGTGTGTTTATGGCAGCTGGTTTGCTAGGTATGGAGATGGGGACAGTCCAGTCAGCACCCTCATCATCAAACAGACTGATGGTGTTCTTCTTCATTTTGGATTCCTTTTCCATGGGGGGCGGGCCCTCCTTAGACAGGAAGTCATCACCATCCGTCTCGTCCAATGGGCTCTTAGTCTGCTTGTTAAGTGACAGGAAGATATAGAGTCTGAGTACAGCACCTTACACTTAGGAGCAGGGCTCCATCTCAATtcacctttcctctctccttaccTCAATCTCAACCATACTGGAAGAGAATGTCCAAGGTCCCTCCCCTTAGGCCTTCTTCTCCAATGCAttttgagaaggagagaggatgtgaggcATTAACGAAAGATGAATTGAGAAAGGGCCCAAATGACTAAAACTAAGTTATGGTTAAGATTTGGGTTTGATGAGTTCAGCTGATCCTAGATTTGAGCTTAGGGAGAACTTCTACCCTGAGCCTCATGTAGCGTCTCACCTTGGCGGCTCCCAGTCGGTCTCCCAGCACGTTGATCCCTCCAAACAGACTGACGGCCCCTACTGGCTTCTTCTTACTCTCACTGCCCTCAAGTAGAGAGGACAGGGGTTGTACCTCAGGACCCTTCGCTGCCCTCTCCTCTGCATGCCTCTTCTCCACTGGGGGAGGATGTTTGTCTGTGTGGACCAGCGAGGGGGCTGGGGAGGCCACAGCAGCAGCCTAGAGAACAGCACAAGGGCACAGGAGACGGGTATGAACTAGGGGGTAAATTACTAGTTTAAAATTCAACAATACATACATGTCACTGCAGGGATGTTACCACACATATATTTCCATGAGTACAATACAAACAGTACTCTCCCCCCAAAAATATCatgaataaaaacacatttttcattCAATATTTGAATTGTTTTGAAATAATATATAAGAGCCTACAtccagtgcattgggaaagtattcagaccccttccctttttccacattttgttaagttacagccttattctaaaatctattaaattgggagtttttttctcatcaatctacacacaatatcccataatgacaaagaaaaaacatgttaagaaatcaaatgtaaaaaaataactgAAAAATGACAtgtacagaagtattcagactctgAGTACTTTGCTaaagcaccgttggcagcgattacagccttgagtcttcttgggtatggcgctacaagcttggcacacctgtatttggggagtttctcccattcttatctgcagatcctctcaagcgctgtcaggttggatggggagcgttgctgcacagctattttcaggtctcttcagagatgtttgatcgggttcaagtccgggctctggctaggccactcaaggacattcagagacttgtcccaaagccacttgtgcgttgtcttggctgtgtgcttagggtcgttgtcctgttggaaggagaaccGTCGCACCAGTATGAGGTCCTTagcgatctggagcaggttttcatgaaggatctctgtgctttgttctgttcatctttcccttgatcctgactagtctcccagtccctaccgctgaaaaacatccacacagcatgatgctgccaccaccatgcttcaccgtagggatggtgccaggtttcctccagacatgacacttggcattcaggccaaagagttcaatcttggtttcatcagaccagagaatcttgtttctcatggtctgagattctttaggtgccttttggcaaactccaagcgggctgtcatgtgccttttactgaggtgtggcttctgtctggccactctaccataaaggcttgattggtggagtgctgcagagatggttgtccttctggaaggttctcccatctccagaggaactctggagctctgtcagtgtgaccatcggcttcttggtcacctctctgaccaaggcccttctcccccgattgtccagtttggccgggtggccagctctaggaagagtcttggtggttccaaacttcttccatttaagaatgatggaggccactgtgttcttgaagaccttcaatgctgcagaattttgttgatacccctccccagatctgttcctcaacACAATGCTGTCTTGggcctctacggacaattccttctacctcatggcttggtttttgctctgacatgcactgtcaactgtgagaccttatataggaCAGGTgagtgtctttccaaatcatgtccaatcaattgaatttaccacaggtggactccaatcaagttgtagaaacatctcaaggatgatcaatgaaacaggatgcacctgagctcaatttcaagactcattgtaaagggtctgaatacttatgtaaataaggtatttcagttttttatatttttatacatttgcaaacatttctaaaaacctgttatcactttgtcattatggggtattgaatgtagattgatgaggattttatttaattaatccattttaaaataaggctgtaacataacaaaaatgtggaaaaagggaaggggtctcaacactttccgaatgcacggtaTTACTGAATTCTATTGTTGCCCCGAAGGCTTTTCATCTTTAGGCTATAATTCATGTCAGTGGCTGcttcccaaaatggcaccctattccctatatagtgcactatatagggaacaggttgCCATTTGTGACAGACAAAATCTGTAACCCAGGCTTACTTTAGGGTCAGCTAGAGTAGAGCTGTTGTTGATGGCTGGTTTGAAGCCAAAGAGGGATCCCTTATCTTCACCATCCTCAGTCTCATCTTGAAACAGGAGAGACACTCTCTGTGGCTTCTTCTGACTGCATCAACACAGACATTTACACCCATCAAAACAACACCAAGACCCTAACTAGAGATAATGATTTAACTTCTTTTTTAACACTAGTCAAACATTTTGGCACAGTGTCTCTATTGTTGTGGATATAAAGTTTACCTCAACTCCTTGGTAGCAGCAAAGAGATCGTCATCATCCTCATCGAACAGGCTGTCGAAAGGATCTGCTTTGACACTGGGTAGACTATAGCGGGCGCTATAACTGGACTTCATCCCTCCAGTCTTTCCTGCACTATGCTTGGAGCTCATCCAATGGTCCTGATACAGACAGAATACAAAGGGTTAAATAGATAGCATGTGTTGAAGTATTAGCGACAACCTTCACTATCAAGCCCAAAATTGCCCCCTACCCTTCTGGTGTTTGCAGATTTGTAGGAATAGGATGGTTGTAAGCTGTATCTGAAGCTGTGCTGAGCCCATTGGATGGAGTTGCCATCACCATATTGGctatgggcaattccacagttAGAGTGTTGCAGAAACTCAGATCTTACACTTTAAAAtatatgtcaaacaaaaaccaatgattgaaAAATTACGCAAACCATACAACCCTAAGCCCAAGGACAAcaaacaatttccacagaaatgcagtgcagatgcaaagtttggtaccAAACGTTACATCTGTAcagttcttcaagtaaatgtgtttttgtaaaatgttctgtggAAACTTAAAAGTAGtctttgtgcatagagttgtatggtttaactttgcaataaaaaaaagatttacactactggtcaaaagttttagaacacctactatgccaagagtgtgcaaagctgtcaaggcaaagggtggctactttgaagaatcttaaatattaaatatagtttgatttgtttaacacttttttggttactacatgattccatgtgttatttcatagttttgatgtctttgctattattctacaatgtagaaaatagtataaataaagaaaaagccttgaatgagtaggtgttctaaaacttttgaccggtagtgtatatatattttttagttaAATGAtcattctgttactgtggaattgcccacaCACCTGTCCAGTTATTTCACATCTGTGAATACAAAAAGGGGTAGTGGCTACAGAAGGAGGCATTCTTTTCTGAAAGGCTGATGTTGAACGGAAGTTTATGTAGCAAGGTTCCGTTCCCTCCCATTACCTCGTCCTCACTGAAGAGGGTGCGAGAGACAGGTTTCTTGACTTGTGGTGTGGCATCTTCAGTTTGGCTTGATTTAGATTTCTTCGCAGACGCAAACAGATCCTGCATAATGAAAGAAAGTGGTTAGATATGAAGATGCAGGTACCAATTAATTATATTTTATGGACCGATATCAGTCATAGCTCATTTTCTCACCTTATCCTCCTCATCAACAAATATGGACAGATGAGCTTTGCTCTGAAGTGTTGGTTCCGGCTTGGACTGACTCTTAGGGATGGTTGGACATATCTGTAGAAAGACAGGGACAGAAGGTTGAGGTTAAATCTGTAAAACAAAGTGTGCTCCATGATTACCCAGAAAATTCTACAGGGTTCGTACAGAcagtggcaagtcaaattcaaggacttaaGTACTTTTTCAGTCACTAATATTTATTTTCAAGGACCATCAATTTGTAATGGTTCATATTATGTCATTGTTTCTAGTCGCCACCAGATGGCAGTATATAGCTACAACCTAATGGTGAAAAAAAAGTAGTTTTCATTACTACCTTACAAGTTCTACTCAATAATACCTTGTTTCACTACATACATGAGTGGTATGTCAGTACTGATGAGCCTCTAATTTGAGTAGTGATGAGCAGAGTTTTGGGACATGCCTACTGGTGAACACACATTTCCTATTCACATTACTACACAACTCCAGCTTAATGACTGTGCTTTTATTCGGCATTTGGGAATCTATTACTTAATAGCTACGAAAAGCGTCTCGCTTCCGACTGGCAGCTTTAGTGTCGCCGGCCGGGAAAAGGGTGGGTGGGCTGTGTGAGGAACACGGCACCTTAACGGCCACCAGAAGGGCAGGAGCACAGCCGTCACTTGATAAAGCGGAATATCGCAGGCACCCCGTGAATGAGGCGATGGGCAAAAAAGctctggaggatgttgcagagaAAAAGTCACAAATGTAGATCTGGCGCCAGCGCAGGATGCAGCGTTGTCATTCCCCCTTCATGTGACCCTTCAGGAGCGATTCACCCATGCTCGCAATCTCAAAGTCTGACGCATTTATTTGCACCTTACATGGTGTGGGTTGGTTGGTTCCACTGACGTAGTGGTAAAAAGGTGGGTAAActatacaaaaatataaaacgcaacatgtaaagtgttggtctcatgtttcatgagttgaaataaaaaaatccctgaattttttttatttgattttttatttatctgttattttaccaggtaagttgcctgagaacacgttctcatttacagcagcgacctggggaatagttacaggggagaggagggggatgaatgagccaattgtaaactggggatgattaggtgaccgtgatgatatgaggaccagattgggaatttagccaggacaccagggttaatacctctactcttatgataagtgccatgggatctttaatgaccacagagagtcaggacacccgtttaacgtcccatccgaaagacggcaccctacacagggcagtgtccccaataaTGTTCCATTTGGACAAAAAGGCAGGGTTGAATCTACATTTTACTGCCATTTTAGCTATCAATGTGACGTTTGAGGATATACAACTCAGTAGTCTGCCTGGAAAATAATTTGCAAGACCAATACAATTTTCATGTTGACATATTTCATCATTATCTGTTCTCTCATTTAATTCAATGACATTCAAGTAATGGATCCTTACTTGAGAATAAGTGTTGAAAAGAAGCACACCTGCGAGTGAGtgagttagagagaaagagagatattgcATATAGAGATGATGGATAAAAGAGGACTCCCACCTCCTCTGACTCTTCACTGGTGGAGGGCCGTTGTTTCTTTAGTGGCTCAGTCAGCAGGCTCTTGGTACCAGGACCAAACATGGAGACACCTCCTGCTGGCATCTAAACACAACCAAAAACCTCATCACTGAAAGCAACAACCATCATTCTCAACAACCATCAGTGCAACATGTAATCATGATCCCCAAGTCCCCTAAATCAATAACCATGATCACGCTAATGTTAGTCAATTAACAAGTATCCCACTTAATATGTAGGGTGTTCACCCATAAAAGTATTCATTAattcaaggtttatacaaataaCATACAACATACAACAGAGAATTGTGTCAGAAAAACAGTAGTCTAACCCCCATGTCGCTACCATAGACGGTTTAAAAGTTAGACAATTTACTCTGAGAATTTATCATGTTTAGAGTGAATGGAATGTCATCACAGGCATGATCAAAGTGGTCACTGCTCCATAGAACTCTGCTCCGCGGCAGAACAGCACTAACAGGCCTCCCGAGCGGCACAGCGGTCAAAAGCACTGCTTCGCAGTGATACAGGCATCATACAGATCCGGGTTTGATtccgggctgtgtcacagccggctgtgacgtggagacccatgaggtgtccggcgtcgtccgggttaggtcggccgggatgtccttgtcccattgcgctctagtgactccttgtggcgggccgggcataTGCACGCTGGCTTCAGTCGCCAGGTGTAAGGTGCttcgggttaagcgagcagtgtgtcaagaagcagtgcggcttggcagggtcgtgttccggaagacgcatggctcttgaccttggCCTCTCACGAGTCCGTACGAGAGTTGCAGCAATAGTACAATTGGATCCCACGAAATTGGGGGAAAAAGTCAACTAGTGGCTGCAGGTCAAATGAGTGAAAACATTGGCTTTTTCTAAATGAAATCTGCAGTATAAAAACAAAATAGGGactaaatatgtatttatttacaaagcTAACAGACAATTTCAATAACCACCCTCCGTGAAGACAATATGTTCATGTTTACATTGTGTATTTCTGAATCTTTCCCTTTAAATCGCCATAGAAATGGCACCTCTCAACATAGAAAAATCTAAATCAACTTGATACCAATCTAACCCGCAGAAACACCTCCAACTGGTACCACCTCCCATTGCCAAATATGGAAGAGATAGACCCAAGAGCAGCACAGTCTAAACTAGCAACGGTCACAACAAACTAACATTCTTATTTCATCAACACTGTCAACTATAAGTATACTCAAGTTACAATATTGCAGAGAACAATCTAATGATTCATTATGTGTGATTTATAATGACACATAAGAAAACAACGTTTTGACATAACTTTTGTAGCATCCTCTTGAATTGCCCCGTTTTTCTCTAAATTCTAAGGTAGTGAGCGGAGGCCCTATGATACAGTATAGGTAAAAACAACGCTCTGTACACTCACCTTTTTCTGAGGAGACTGTTTCAcctgttcttcctcctcctccaccacctccctcctACTCTGTAGAGGGGGCAGAACACCGGAGTTCTCACTGAAGATGTCACCATCCTCATCACCTCCTCCAGACAGATCCACTGTCTTCCTCTGCTTGGGTTCCTCCTGTCCAGCTGAACACAGGTGACAACACATTATGAGTGCTTGTGCTGAAGACAGTTATAGTGTGGCAAGATCTAAGATGTGAAACTTACTGCATGAATGAAAATAAGCTGAAAACTTGATTCACATACCTAAGAGCAAATGATGTATTGGCGTGATGCCAATGTAAGATTTTTACTGATATTTTACGATCATTGATCTGAAGTTGGGATCTCGCCCACCAtgctagcgagagagagagagaagttacggTTTGATTGACTTACCTGAGCTGGATTTATTAAGGCTTTTGCCGGTGAAGAAGTCATCCTCCTCATCGTCAAACAGCCCCCCTAAAGCGGTCTTTCTAGGGGCTGATGTCTGGGTCTTGTGGGGTTTGGCTGGACTGCCGTTCTCTCTACCCCCCACTGAGTCAGAGTCATTAGGAGTGCCAAACAGGCTGTTCTCTATGGGGAAAGAAGAGGACAGGATAGACTCGTCAGATAAAACCTGGAGATGATAATATTTTCAGTACCGTCACAGAATAGTCAACATAGTACAGTAGACTGTCTGTGGTCATGTATTGTAATAGTATTTAGTTTGAACTTAATAAATCCAATTCCGTTTCAGAAAGGCAGGACGGTATCTTCAGAGGCATTATGTTCTCAAGCCCCAGAAAACTGTCTTCTTCATTTGAGTAACACTGTTATTACTACTTCATCTTTGAAATGCCTTTGCTGTCCTTAGGGCATGTTTctatgctcccgagtggcgcagcggtctaagacactgcatctcagtgcaagaggcatcactgcagtctttggttcgaatccaggctacaTCACATCcagccttgattgggagtcccataaggtttggccggtgtaggccgtcattgtaaataagaatttgttcttaactgacttgcctagttaaataaaggttaaataaataaattcaaattatattacctgggaatattgacaCAGTCCCTGAAGGAATCTTCTTAGCAGGCTTGACAGGTTCTGGCAGAAACACAAGAGAGACTTACAGGTTCTGTTAACAGGTCAGTCTCTATACTGTCCAGAAAAATAGCATTACTCAAAATGAATAAGGTAACCCACAAAAAATGAATTAGAAACAGTGACCACAGCCATTTCACAACATTCTCAATTCACTTACAAGAAAACATCCTGAAAAGGAAAGCAACCATCTAAACttgcagaagaaaaaaaatgtttttgattgCAAAACATCTAGTGTGCCCTAATGAAAACAGCCTTGGTGTTTCAACAGACAGTTTGTATGACTATTATTACCTGTGGTCTTCTCCTCTGCTACAGGCtgttgaggtggatcagagaacaGATCCCCCTGGACAACAAACATCATTATCAGGGTCGCTATGGTTTCAGACAAAACTCATTTAAATGTACTCTTCGGGAGCTTTTAACAGGCTGTAGATTCATTTTGTTTTCTTTGAACAGTTCACTTATTGATTTCTATCCATCATATGTGAAATTACAATGGGTAAGTAACATGGAAAAAGTAAGACATGGAAGCTACAAAACGGCGTTCATGTGAGCCTACCTCATCAAACAGTCCTCTCCCTCCGCTGAAGAGGCCTCCTTTCCCTCCAAACGGAGAGAGGTCCTCGTCCTCCATCTTGGGCGGCCCGAATAACTCCTCGCCGTCATCTTCAATAGCTACAACAACACGAACAGGTGTCAACAAGTCAAAAAAATGACTGGTAAATACTGCAATGTCATGACTGCTTGTCAAATGACATCTCATTCAGTCACTTTGGAGCGAGACCAACTCCACTAATGCTCTTCTGACTGAAGTGTTATGAAGTAACAGCTTAGCAGGTATAATATAATTGtatagatagtgagagagattAGGTGCTTGTACACAATGTGCAGTAAAGAAAACTCTTTTAGATGAGTGAATTGCTGTCCAACCCGGTGGCCTCTCAGCCTTGGGCTCTTTCTTTGCTTTACTGTTCTTCTTCGAGGCAGACGACAACGCTTCAGAGAAGTGACACGGGGAAGGAAACATGAGCATGCACATGCAGAACAATGATATGTAGTGAAACATGCATGTGCTGTTGAAATCTGCCATCATTATTTGCATTATGACATCACATTTGTTGTATGGCCTACATTATGTACAAATGTACCAACTGAAAACACATCTTGGAACTTGTATGGAGCAAACAGTGGCCATAATAATCAAAACAGAGAGGACAGATAAATGAATTTAGGTAGATTGTTAGAGTGAAGTGTAGGATCATTAGTCTGGGTGCCAGACTGTGTGTTCCGCGCAGTCATACGGCATATCAAGATGTTTTCCTTTATTTTAAGCCTGAATTGAGaattacagtggcaagaaaaagtatgtgaaccctttggaattacctgcatttctgcataaattggtcatcaaatttgatctgatcttcatctaagtcacaacagacacagtgtgcttaaactaataacacaaaagttgtatttttcttgtctatattgaatacatcatttaaacattcacagtgtaggttggataaagtatgtgaacccctaggttaATGACTTCTCCacagctaattggagtcaggagtcagctaacctgtagtccaatcaatgagacggtTGGacgttggttagagctgccttgccctataaaaaacactcacagcATTTGAGTTCGCTATTGACAAGAAGCCTGATGTGAACTATGCCTCGAacaagagatctcagaagacctaagattaagaattgttgacttgcataaagctggaaagggttacaaaagtatctctaaaagcctgtTCATCAGttcacggtaagacaaattgtctataaatggagaaatttcagcacagttgctactctccctaggagtggccgtcctgcaaagatgactgcaagagcacagcgcagaatgctcaatgaggttaagaagaatcctagaatgTCAGCTAAAGAcatacagaaatctctggaacactaACAGTTGGAACACtagagtctacgatacgtaaaacacaatggtgttcatgggaggacatcacggaagaagccactgctgtccaaaagaaacattgctgcacgtctgaagttggCAAAAGTGCActtggatgttccacagcgctactcgcaaaatattctgtggacagatgaaactacagtggagttgtttggaaggaacacaaaacacaacctggatttctgcataaattggtcatcaaatttgatcaaatcttcatctaagtcacaacaatagacaaacatagtgtgcttaaactaataagaAAGGAGGAAAAAAAAGGcatagcacaccaacatcaaaacctcatcccaactgtaaagtatggtggaaggagcatcatggtttggggcagCTTTGCTGACTCAGGGCCTGGACCGCTTGCTATCATTGAcgtaaaaatgaattcccaagtttatcaagacattctgcaggagaatgttaggctgtctgtctgccaatggaagctcaacagaagttgggtgatgcaacaggacaacaacccaaaacacagacgtaaatcaacaacagaatggcttcagaagaaaatacgccttctggagtggcccagtcagagccctgacctcaaccctattgagatgATGTGGCATATCCTCAACAGAGCAGTTCACACCAAACATTCCAAGAATATTGcttaactgaaacagttttgcaaagaggaatggtccaaaattcctccggaccattgtgcaggtctgatccacaactacagaaaacgtttggttgaggttattgctgcccaaggagggtcaaccagttattaaatccaa
Proteins encoded:
- the LOC115193572 gene encoding WASH complex subunit 2 isoform X3; translation: MRNGIIESLFTTFGAHISLTWTTVTKMSGLPVGMANVPSKSNHTGKDGQVWERLWTLEEMRQTSANWSLAADSGLFLFLQDFSQRMLSKTHEIEKQLDGLIRDTKATDCCVHTVFNDFLMLSNTQFIENRVYDEEVVPKPEALERPPEQTREQKEAQLIPKVQEAVNYGLMVLDSAFEQLDIKAGNSDSEDEEATDRVEPILEPKDLYVDRPLPYLIGSQLFMGQEDVGLGDLSSEEMSVDSDRDTVILSEDGKDADQSDDDFDQDEEGPGTMKKKSSMLSDDEEGDSDIFGESDEDDDDDDRKNPRPSSFADELAARIKGEPISKPEGDRTSIEDDGEELFGPPKMEDEDLSPFGGKGGLFSGGRGLFDEGDLFSDPPQQPVAEEKTTVSLVFLPEPVKPAKKIPSGTVSIFPENSLFGTPNDSDSVGGRENGSPAKPHKTQTSAPRKTALGGLFDDEEDDFFTGKSLNKSSSAGQEEPKQRKTVDLSGGGDEDGDIFSENSGVLPPLQSRREVVEEEEEQVKQSPQKKMPAGGVSMFGPGTKSLLTEPLKKQRPSTSEESEEICPTIPKSQSKPEPTLQSKAHLSIFVDEEDKDLFASAKKSKSSQTEDATPQVKKPVSRTLFSEDEDHWMSSKHSAGKTGGMKSSYSARYSLPSVKADPFDSLFDEDDDDLFAATKELSQKKPQRVSLLFQDETEDGEDKGSLFGFKPAINNSSTLADPKAAAVASPAPSLVHTDKHPPPVEKRHAEERAAKGPEVQPLSSLLEGSESKKKPVGAVSLFGGINVLGDRLGAAKQTKSPLDETDGDDFLSKEGPPPMEKESKMKKNTISLFDDEGADWTVPISIPSKPAAINTLKPTEERPHTKSSTGVFQDEERLFSHTQQRDNHPDVDIFATPDKSVTTLVINPAALLPSASPWILGGVSGLPGLSPSPAWTQSPSNRGLSFDHPVQVSVLQCANKVGQGSEGRAKGSIRRRPQTRAARQISAQRSVDQKNQGEDRAGHSPTLPHPTQPSLALPNPIQPSLALPNLTLPRPRLPNQVPTTALPSLPASLPSQPLLTDVSVRPSVLTLPVSNTPLKRDFSKGCKVKVLPSPDEADLFGSDSPFGSVPAQAPVPKLTTPSPKLTTKTTEGELTPKKEKEATPPSLFDDPVGDLFQKVKPRSAKKAKASSFLEDEEDIFVLGKSSTPTTKITAGGKFTKAGSNSTPKQDLFQDEAETTPKAHKDKSLDASLFDDNVDIFADLTATSKPKEKKSKKAETKSIFHDHMDDVFSPSTVKPMAKQPPSKSKKSPPSQDTSAADDLGNIFDDPLNALGGN